The following coding sequences are from one Streptomyces sp. NBC_01232 window:
- a CDS encoding M14 family metallopeptidase: protein MRLHTRRRAAVTAALLALALGAPAYGMSATASPPPTPSTATQDEAIVQYRIHGPSTAADRTALLRTGVSIDEVDDHTVVVSADTMQAKELKRLGYRPTALPGPPDRSLPGIAASPMDFPSADSRYHNYAEATAEINQLVAQYPSITSKRVIGKSYQGRDLFAIKISDNVASDEAEPEVLFTAHQHAREHLTVEMALYLLKEFASKYGSDSRVTNAVNGREIWIIPDLNPDGGEYDIATGSYRSWRKNRQPNAGSSYVGTDENRNWNYKWGCCGGSSSSKSSETYRGAAAESAPEVKVVSDFVRSRVVGGKQQIKAAIDFHTYSELVLWPFGYTYNDTAPGLTADDLAVYKKIGTSMAASNGYTPEQSSDLYITDGTIDDWLWGNQKIFSYTFEMYPESGGGGFYPPDEVIDRETARNKDAVLQLLENADCMYRSIGKEAQYCAAP from the coding sequence ATGCGGCTCCATACCCGCCGAAGGGCCGCCGTCACGGCGGCCCTGCTGGCGCTCGCGCTGGGCGCACCCGCCTACGGCATGAGCGCGACGGCTTCCCCTCCGCCCACCCCGTCGACCGCCACCCAGGACGAGGCGATCGTCCAGTACCGGATCCACGGCCCCTCCACCGCGGCCGACCGCACCGCCCTGCTCCGCACCGGCGTCTCGATCGACGAGGTGGACGACCACACCGTCGTGGTCAGCGCCGACACCATGCAGGCCAAGGAGCTCAAGCGGCTCGGCTACCGGCCGACCGCCCTGCCCGGACCCCCGGACCGCTCCCTGCCCGGTATCGCGGCGAGCCCGATGGACTTCCCGTCGGCGGACTCGAGGTACCACAACTACGCCGAGGCGACGGCGGAGATCAATCAGCTCGTCGCCCAGTACCCCTCGATCACGAGCAAGCGGGTGATCGGAAAGTCGTACCAGGGCCGGGACCTCTTCGCCATCAAGATCAGCGACAACGTCGCGTCGGACGAGGCCGAGCCCGAGGTGCTCTTCACCGCCCACCAGCACGCGCGCGAGCACCTGACCGTCGAGATGGCGCTGTACCTGCTCAAGGAGTTCGCCTCCAAGTACGGCAGCGACTCCCGGGTCACGAACGCGGTCAACGGCCGCGAGATCTGGATCATCCCGGACCTCAACCCGGACGGCGGCGAGTACGACATCGCCACCGGTTCCTACCGCTCCTGGCGCAAGAACCGCCAGCCGAACGCCGGCTCCTCCTACGTCGGCACCGACGAGAACCGCAACTGGAACTACAAGTGGGGCTGCTGCGGCGGCTCCAGCAGCAGCAAGAGCTCCGAGACCTACCGGGGCGCGGCCGCCGAGTCGGCGCCCGAGGTGAAGGTCGTCTCGGACTTCGTACGCAGCCGGGTGGTCGGCGGCAAGCAGCAGATCAAGGCCGCCATCGACTTCCACACCTACAGCGAGCTCGTCCTGTGGCCCTTCGGCTACACCTACAACGACACCGCCCCGGGCCTGACCGCCGACGACCTCGCCGTCTACAAGAAGATCGGCACCAGCATGGCGGCGAGCAACGGCTACACGCCGGAGCAGTCGAGCGACCTCTACATCACGGACGGCACGATCGACGACTGGCTGTGGGGCAACCAGAAGATCTTCTCCTACACCTTCGAGATGTACCCGGAGAGCGGCGGCGGCGGCTTCTACCCGCCGGACGAGGTCATCGACCGCGAGACCGCGCGCAACAAGGACGCGGTGCTCCAGCTGCTGGAGAACGCGGACTGCATGTACCGCTCGATCGGCAAGGAGGCCCAGTACTGCGCGGCACCGTGA
- a CDS encoding chitinase — MNRIRSLALPIAVTLTVGALSALAAGTAQAADVNVARNGGFESGLANWACTGGTGTSVSSPVFAGSGALKATPAGQDNARCSQTVTVKPNSTYTLSTQVQGSYVYLGATGTGTQDVSTWTPGSGSGWQKLSTTFTTGPSTTQVTVYTHGWYGQPAYTVDEFSVFGPDGGGGTDPGPSVPGAPAGTAVSGQSSSALTLSWNAVGSATGYYVYQDGVRVRTVTGGAASTQVTGLAASTSYSFQVSAYNAAGEGPRSAPVTGTTTGTGPGPGPGPAVPKHALTGYWQNFNNGATVQKLSDVSAQYDIIAVSFADATTTPGAITFNLDSAGLGGYTVAQFKADIAAKKAAGKSVILSIGGEKGTISVNDTASANNLANSAYALMQEYGFTGIDIDLENGLNPTYMTQALRSLSSKAGSSLVITMAPQTIDMQSTQGGYFKTALNIKDILTVVNMQYYNSGSMNGCDGKVYSQGSVDFLTALACIQLEGGLDPSQVGIGVPASPSGAGSGYVSPTVVNNALDCLTRGTNCGSFKPSKTYPGLRGAMTWSTNWDAKAGSAWSNSVGPKVHGLP; from the coding sequence GTGAACCGGATACGCTCCCTCGCCCTCCCCATCGCCGTCACCCTGACCGTCGGCGCCCTCTCCGCCCTGGCCGCCGGCACCGCACAGGCCGCCGACGTGAACGTCGCCCGCAACGGCGGCTTCGAGTCGGGTCTGGCCAACTGGGCCTGCACCGGCGGAACCGGCACCTCCGTCTCCTCGCCCGTCTTCGCCGGATCCGGCGCCCTGAAGGCCACCCCGGCGGGCCAGGACAACGCCCGCTGCAGTCAGACCGTCACGGTCAAGCCGAACTCCACGTACACGCTGAGCACACAGGTCCAGGGCAGCTACGTGTACCTCGGCGCGACCGGGACCGGCACCCAGGACGTCTCCACCTGGACCCCCGGGTCGGGCTCGGGCTGGCAGAAGCTCTCCACCACCTTCACCACCGGCCCCTCCACCACCCAGGTCACCGTCTACACGCACGGCTGGTACGGCCAGCCGGCCTACACCGTGGACGAGTTCAGCGTCTTCGGCCCGGACGGCGGAGGCGGCACCGACCCCGGCCCGTCCGTCCCCGGCGCCCCCGCCGGCACGGCCGTTTCCGGACAGAGCTCGAGCGCCCTCACCCTTTCGTGGAACGCGGTCGGCTCGGCCACCGGCTACTACGTGTATCAGGACGGTGTCCGCGTCCGGACCGTGACCGGCGGCGCCGCCTCCACCCAGGTCACCGGGCTCGCGGCCTCGACCTCGTACTCCTTCCAGGTGAGCGCCTACAACGCGGCGGGCGAGGGCCCGCGGTCCGCTCCCGTGACGGGCACCACGACCGGCACGGGCCCGGGTCCGGGCCCCGGCCCGGCCGTCCCCAAGCACGCGCTGACCGGCTACTGGCAGAACTTCAACAACGGCGCGACGGTCCAGAAGCTCTCCGACGTCTCCGCGCAGTACGACATCATCGCCGTCTCCTTCGCCGACGCCACCACCACGCCCGGCGCGATCACCTTCAACCTCGACTCGGCCGGCCTCGGCGGCTACACGGTGGCCCAGTTCAAGGCCGACATCGCCGCGAAGAAGGCGGCGGGCAAGTCGGTCATCCTCTCCATCGGAGGCGAGAAGGGGACCATCTCGGTCAACGACACGGCCTCCGCGAACAACCTCGCGAACTCCGCGTACGCCCTGATGCAGGAGTACGGGTTCACCGGGATCGACATCGACCTGGAGAACGGCCTGAACCCCACCTACATGACGCAGGCGCTGCGCTCGCTGTCGTCGAAGGCGGGCTCCTCGCTGGTCATCACCATGGCCCCGCAGACGATCGACATGCAGTCCACGCAGGGCGGCTACTTCAAGACGGCGCTGAACATCAAGGACATCCTCACCGTCGTCAACATGCAGTACTACAACAGCGGCTCGATGAACGGCTGCGACGGCAAGGTCTACTCCCAGGGCTCGGTGGACTTCCTCACCGCGCTCGCCTGCATCCAGCTGGAGGGCGGCCTCGACCCGTCCCAGGTGGGCATCGGCGTCCCCGCCTCCCCGAGCGGCGCGGGCAGCGGCTACGTGTCCCCGACGGTCGTCAACAACGCCCTGGACTGCCTGACCAGGGGTACGAACTGCGGCTCCTTCAAGCCGTCGAAGACCTACCCGGGTCTGCGCGGTGCGATGACCTGGTCGACCAACTGGGACGCCAAGGCGGGTAGTGCTTGGTCGAACTCGGTGGGTCCCAAGGTCCACGGGCTCCCGTAG
- the cpaB gene encoding Flp pilus assembly protein CpaB, producing MNSRQRRGVILLLLSVLCALGAFAGVLVVIGDVNSKVGAEVVAYRAKGDIAPYSPLAAGQFEEVRIPKRWLSGTAVTDLGVLKDKIALTTLKKGSLLQADMFVDRPQLQPGEQEIAIMIDAATGVAGKITSGAKVNILATFKGAKDTDPSRSVIIVANARVLGVGRLTALDKDSDRKGPAEAVPITFALSTKDTQRVAYAESFAEHVRLALVAPGTDSAPAPGDRTYTLDGDR from the coding sequence ATGAACTCACGCCAGCGCCGCGGCGTCATCCTGCTGCTCCTGTCGGTCCTGTGCGCACTGGGGGCCTTCGCCGGGGTCCTCGTGGTGATCGGCGACGTCAATTCCAAGGTCGGCGCCGAGGTCGTCGCCTACCGGGCCAAGGGCGACATAGCGCCGTACAGCCCGCTGGCGGCCGGGCAGTTCGAGGAGGTCAGGATCCCCAAGCGGTGGCTGTCCGGCACCGCCGTCACCGACCTCGGCGTGCTCAAGGACAAGATCGCCCTCACCACCCTGAAGAAGGGCTCGCTGCTCCAGGCGGACATGTTCGTCGACCGGCCGCAGCTGCAGCCCGGCGAGCAGGAGATCGCCATCATGATCGACGCCGCCACCGGTGTGGCCGGCAAGATCACCTCCGGCGCCAAGGTCAACATCCTCGCCACCTTCAAGGGCGCCAAGGACACCGACCCCTCCCGCTCGGTGATCATCGTCGCCAACGCCCGGGTGCTCGGCGTCGGCAGGCTCACCGCCCTGGACAAGGACAGCGACCGCAAGGGTCCCGCCGAAGCCGTCCCGATCACCTTCGCCCTGAGCACCAAGGACACCCAGCGCGTCGCCTACGCCGAGTCCTTCGCGGAGCACGTACGCCTGGCCCTGGTGGCCCCCGGCACCGATTCGGCGCCCGCCCCGGGCGACCGTACGTACACCCTCGACGGGGACAGGTGA
- a CDS encoding AAA family ATPase, whose amino-acid sequence MTTRILPAVGDPDAARAIVTLLSQLPAAEPAAPVPDATTLLDTLARLATESIDELPEVVLVHERIGPVPALELIREVALRFPAVGVVLVSSDAGPGLFSAAMDSGARGLIGLPLSYEELAARVQAAAQWSVGVRRHLGRGAAADVFTGPGGRVVTVTGAKGGVGTTFAAVQFALAAAASGRRTALVDLDLQAGDVGSYLDVQFRRSVADLAGIQDISPRVLQDAVYDDASGLALLLAPADGERGEEVDERAARHIVGALRSRYELVVIDCGTQVTGANAAAVEMADVAVLVTTPDVVAVRAAKRMVRMWERLQVRKAEDTAMVVNRWSKHTEIQPALIEKITKTRATRTPVPAAFKELQAVVDAGRVQDLDNRSTVKQALWTLAGELGLLSTPVVAPPTTAATPGASLAVRASGPVARLRRGREG is encoded by the coding sequence ATGACCACCCGAATCCTCCCCGCGGTCGGCGACCCGGACGCCGCGCGCGCCATCGTGACCCTGCTGAGCCAGCTCCCGGCCGCCGAGCCGGCTGCCCCCGTCCCCGACGCGACCACGCTCCTGGACACCCTCGCCCGCCTGGCCACCGAGTCCATCGACGAACTCCCCGAGGTCGTCCTCGTCCACGAGCGGATCGGCCCGGTGCCCGCCCTGGAGCTCATCCGGGAGGTGGCCCTGCGCTTTCCGGCGGTGGGCGTCGTCCTGGTCTCCTCGGACGCCGGCCCCGGGCTGTTCTCCGCCGCCATGGACTCCGGCGCGCGCGGCCTGATCGGCCTCCCCCTCTCCTACGAGGAACTCGCCGCCCGCGTCCAGGCCGCCGCCCAGTGGTCCGTGGGCGTACGCCGCCACCTCGGCAGGGGCGCCGCCGCCGACGTCTTCACGGGACCGGGCGGCCGGGTGGTCACCGTCACCGGAGCCAAGGGCGGCGTGGGCACCACCTTCGCCGCGGTGCAGTTCGCGCTGGCCGCGGCGGCCTCGGGCCGGCGCACCGCGCTGGTCGACCTGGACCTCCAGGCGGGCGACGTCGGCTCGTACCTGGACGTGCAGTTCCGGCGCTCGGTGGCCGACCTCGCCGGCATCCAGGACATCTCTCCGCGGGTCCTCCAGGACGCCGTCTACGACGACGCCTCGGGCCTGGCCCTGCTGCTCGCCCCGGCGGACGGGGAACGCGGCGAGGAGGTCGACGAACGGGCCGCCCGGCACATCGTCGGAGCCCTGCGCAGCCGCTACGAGCTCGTCGTCATCGACTGCGGGACCCAGGTCACCGGAGCCAACGCGGCGGCCGTCGAGATGGCGGACGTGGCGGTCCTGGTCACCACCCCGGACGTGGTCGCGGTACGGGCCGCGAAGCGGATGGTCCGGATGTGGGAGCGGCTCCAGGTTCGCAAGGCGGAGGACACGGCGATGGTCGTCAACCGCTGGAGCAAGCACACGGAGATCCAGCCCGCGCTGATCGAGAAGATCACCAAGACCCGCGCCACCCGCACCCCGGTCCCGGCCGCCTTCAAGGAACTCCAGGCCGTGGTGGACGCGGGCCGCGTCCAGGACCTCGACAACCGCTCGACGGTCAAGCAGGCCCTGTGGACCCTGGCGGGCGAACTGGGCCTCCTGTCCACCCCGGTGGTGGCCCCGCCCACCACCGCGGCCACCCCGGGCGCCTCCCTGGCGGTCCGCGCGTCGGGCCCGGTGGCCCGCCTGCGCCGCGGCCGGGAGGGCTGA
- a CDS encoding TadE/TadG family type IV pilus assembly protein has product MPARGPGRGDRGQVAIEFVGTVPLILLLVAAVWECVLIGYAFSLAGNAADEAARAGAVGRSCQEAAAEHVADVWGMGVECGPSGDIYKATVTLRIPVLYPGLNFGAITGTGGAAMEEE; this is encoded by the coding sequence ATGCCCGCCCGCGGACCGGGGCGCGGGGACCGGGGCCAGGTCGCGATCGAGTTCGTGGGCACGGTGCCGCTGATCCTGCTGCTCGTGGCGGCGGTGTGGGAGTGCGTACTGATCGGGTACGCCTTCTCGCTGGCGGGAAACGCGGCGGACGAGGCGGCGCGGGCGGGGGCGGTGGGCCGGTCGTGCCAGGAGGCGGCGGCGGAGCACGTCGCGGACGTGTGGGGCATGGGGGTGGAGTGCGGCCCTTCGGGCGACATCTACAAGGCGACCGTGACGCTGCGGATCCCCGTCCTGTACCCCGGGCTCAACTTCGGCGCGATCACGGGCACGGGCGGCGCGGCGATGGAGGAGGAGTGA
- a CDS encoding TadE/TadG family type IV pilus assembly protein — MNRKRKWRSDRGQVAIEYIGFVPILLLVALCGIQLGWVAYAEEQAGTAARTAARVEARNGKGGEAAGRAAISGGLAESATFEWATSSDAVRVTVTLTANSIVPGLDAHKASATAVMPNDDPKGLRP; from the coding sequence ATGAACCGGAAGCGGAAGTGGCGCTCCGACCGAGGCCAAGTGGCCATCGAATACATCGGCTTCGTGCCGATCCTGCTGCTCGTCGCGCTGTGCGGGATCCAGCTGGGCTGGGTCGCGTACGCCGAGGAACAGGCGGGCACGGCGGCTCGTACCGCCGCGCGCGTGGAAGCCCGTAACGGCAAGGGCGGAGAGGCGGCGGGACGGGCCGCCATCAGCGGCGGACTGGCGGAGAGCGCCACATTCGAGTGGGCCACGTCCTCCGACGCGGTCCGTGTCACCGTCACCCTCACCGCCAACTCGATCGTGCCCGGACTCGACGCGCACAAGGCGTCGGCCACCGCCGTCATGCCCAACGACGACCCGAAGGGCCTCCGTCCATGA
- a CDS encoding CpaF family protein: protein MSLRSRVNTPDDRHSPREDGRLVSSYRAKLLEEIDLAEMSALAPAERRARLERVLGHIISREGPVLSTVERAQLIRRVVDEALGLGVLEPLLEDASISEIMVNGPDQIFVERAGRVEQLPLRFASHEQLMQTIERIVSTVNRRVDEANPMVDARLPSGERVNVIIPPLSLTGATLTIRRFPRAFTLHEMIALGSLDEQMLLLLSGLVTAKMNVIVSGATGTGKTTLLNALSGLIPEGERIITIEDSAELQLQQAHVIRLESRPPNVEGKGQITIRDLVRNSLRMRPDRIIVGEVRGGETLDMLQAMSTGHDGSLATVHANSSADALMRLQTLASMSEVEIPFEALQDQINSAVNVIVQLTRFGDGSRRITEISVLESHGREPFRITTVCRFAARPMGPDGRVHGYFEYYPLPRRIAERLYMNNQPVPQAFGVAPEDPLTARITRTAL from the coding sequence ATGAGCCTGCGTTCCCGGGTCAACACCCCCGACGACCGTCACAGCCCCCGCGAGGACGGCCGGCTGGTCTCCTCCTACCGCGCCAAGCTGCTGGAGGAGATCGACCTCGCCGAGATGTCCGCGCTCGCACCCGCCGAGCGCCGGGCGCGCCTGGAGCGCGTACTCGGACACATCATCAGCCGCGAAGGGCCCGTCCTCTCCACGGTCGAGCGCGCACAGCTGATCCGCCGCGTCGTCGACGAGGCCCTCGGGCTCGGCGTCCTCGAACCGCTCCTCGAGGACGCCTCCATCTCCGAGATCATGGTCAACGGCCCCGACCAGATCTTCGTCGAGCGCGCCGGGCGCGTGGAGCAGCTCCCCCTCCGCTTCGCCTCGCACGAACAGCTGATGCAGACCATCGAGCGCATCGTCTCCACCGTCAACCGGCGCGTGGACGAGGCCAATCCGATGGTCGACGCCCGCCTGCCCAGCGGCGAACGCGTCAACGTCATCATCCCGCCGCTCTCGCTGACCGGCGCCACCCTCACCATCCGCCGCTTCCCGCGCGCCTTCACGCTCCACGAGATGATCGCCCTCGGGTCGCTCGACGAGCAGATGCTGCTCCTGCTGTCGGGACTGGTCACGGCGAAGATGAACGTGATCGTCTCCGGCGCCACCGGCACCGGCAAGACCACCCTCCTCAACGCCCTCTCCGGCCTGATCCCTGAGGGCGAACGCATCATCACCATCGAGGACTCGGCGGAACTCCAGCTCCAGCAGGCCCACGTGATCCGTCTCGAGTCCCGCCCGCCGAACGTGGAGGGCAAGGGGCAGATCACCATCCGCGACCTCGTACGCAACTCCCTGCGCATGCGCCCCGACCGCATCATCGTCGGCGAGGTCCGCGGCGGCGAGACCCTCGACATGCTCCAGGCGATGTCCACCGGCCACGACGGATCGCTGGCCACCGTCCACGCCAACAGCTCCGCGGACGCCCTGATGCGGCTGCAGACCCTCGCCTCGATGTCGGAGGTCGAGATCCCCTTCGAGGCCCTCCAGGACCAGATCAACAGCGCCGTGAACGTCATCGTCCAGCTCACCCGCTTCGGCGACGGCTCCCGCCGCATCACCGAGATCTCCGTCCTCGAATCGCACGGCCGCGAGCCCTTCCGGATCACGACGGTCTGCCGCTTCGCTGCCCGGCCGATGGGGCCCGACGGGCGCGTGCACGGCTACTTCGAGTACTACCCGCTGCCCCGCCGGATCGCGGAACGTCTCTACATGAACAACCAGCCCGTCCCGCAGGCCTTCGGCGTCGCGCCGGAGGATCCCCTCACCGCCCGCATCACCCGGACCGCCCTGTGA
- a CDS encoding type II secretion system F family protein, giving the protein MNPLILATLGVTLLACVLVVAGLQAYMAGRAQRAALIERLSASGLPEPLGRRRRFRTVDRRLRRTELGRRIELKLATTGLDLTPGEFFVYMLGSIVGVWLIAASLLAPFFGPVAGVIGVWAANAFLNWQRTRRTERFINQLPDLARILANATQAGLALRTAIGIAAEELEAPAGEELARVADRLAVGHSIEESLGELTDRLPSRELVVLVSTLVLSARAGGAIVDSLRNLTVTLEQRKETRREIRTQLSQVTVTAYLVPSIGLGSLLLVDMMMPGALDRMTGAFLGQTAVLVALGLFALGFLLIRRLSKIDV; this is encoded by the coding sequence GTGAACCCACTCATCCTCGCCACCCTCGGCGTCACCCTGCTCGCCTGCGTGCTCGTCGTCGCCGGGCTCCAGGCGTACATGGCCGGCCGCGCCCAGCGCGCCGCGCTGATCGAGCGGCTCTCGGCGTCCGGCCTGCCGGAGCCCCTGGGCCGGCGGCGCCGCTTCCGGACCGTCGACCGGCGGCTGCGCAGGACGGAACTCGGCCGCCGCATCGAGCTGAAACTGGCGACCACCGGCCTGGACCTCACCCCGGGCGAGTTCTTCGTCTACATGCTGGGTTCGATCGTGGGCGTCTGGCTCATCGCGGCATCCCTCCTCGCACCGTTCTTCGGGCCGGTGGCGGGCGTGATCGGCGTCTGGGCGGCGAACGCATTCCTCAACTGGCAGCGGACGCGGCGTACGGAACGGTTCATCAACCAGCTCCCCGACCTGGCCCGCATCCTCGCCAATGCCACCCAGGCCGGGCTGGCCCTGCGTACGGCCATCGGTATCGCGGCGGAGGAGCTGGAGGCTCCGGCGGGTGAGGAACTCGCGCGCGTCGCGGACCGGCTCGCCGTGGGCCACTCCATCGAGGAGTCGCTGGGCGAGCTCACGGACCGCCTGCCGTCCCGGGAACTCGTCGTCCTGGTCTCCACGCTCGTCCTGTCGGCCCGTGCGGGCGGCGCGATCGTGGACAGCCTGCGGAACCTGACGGTGACCCTGGAGCAGCGCAAGGAGACCCGTCGCGAGATCCGCACGCAGCTCTCTCAGGTGACGGTGACGGCCTACCTCGTACCGTCCATCGGACTCGGCTCGCTGCTGCTGGTCGACATGATGATGCCGGGCGCGCTGGACCGGATGACGGGCGCGTTCCTCGGCCAGACGGCCGTCCTCGTCGCCCTCGGCCTCTTCGCCCTGGGCTTCCTCCTCATCCGCCGCCTGTCGAAGATCGACGTGTGA
- a CDS encoding DUF5936 domain-containing protein — protein MTGLLLALAVALSVLGAFHGIRLYRADVKLPSDLALALEVGATRTTAVGSLVDRMGIRWAPMVLGAMGPARVARKRRQIDMAGNPAGLTIDRYAARRAVYGALGAVGAFAMLINGQLVAALLMVAFGLFWIEVGLWSAIRIRRDHIERTLPDFLDVLAVVVSAGLGFRQALARVADKYEGPWADEIRITLQQMDMGVSRRQAFDELRRRNDSEQVAQFVTALQQGEELGSPIVDTLIAIAEDMRRTDAQNARRRAARAVPKATFAVTMFMLPGTLILLVCGFVYGANVDFGALFGGG, from the coding sequence ATGACCGGACTTCTTCTCGCACTCGCCGTGGCCCTGTCGGTCCTCGGAGCCTTCCACGGCATCCGCCTCTACCGCGCGGACGTGAAACTGCCCTCCGACCTGGCGCTCGCCCTGGAGGTGGGGGCCACGCGCACGACGGCGGTCGGCTCCCTCGTCGACCGCATGGGCATCCGCTGGGCGCCCATGGTGCTGGGCGCGATGGGCCCGGCCAGGGTCGCCCGCAAGCGCCGCCAGATCGACATGGCGGGCAACCCGGCCGGTCTGACGATCGACCGGTACGCGGCCCGGCGGGCGGTGTACGGAGCCCTGGGCGCAGTCGGCGCCTTCGCCATGCTGATCAACGGCCAGCTGGTCGCCGCCCTGCTCATGGTCGCCTTCGGCCTGTTCTGGATCGAGGTCGGCCTGTGGTCGGCCATCCGGATCCGCCGCGACCACATCGAACGGACGCTGCCCGACTTCCTGGACGTCCTTGCCGTGGTGGTGAGCGCGGGGCTTGGCTTCCGGCAGGCGCTGGCCCGGGTGGCGGACAAGTACGAGGGCCCGTGGGCGGACGAGATCCGCATCACCCTCCAGCAGATGGACATGGGTGTCAGCCGCCGCCAGGCCTTCGACGAGCTGCGGCGACGCAACGACAGCGAACAGGTCGCGCAGTTCGTGACGGCCCTGCAGCAGGGCGAGGAGCTCGGCTCCCCGATCGTGGACACCCTGATCGCGATCGCGGAGGACATGCGCCGCACGGACGCCCAGAACGCCCGCAGGCGCGCGGCCCGGGCCGTCCCCAAGGCGACGTTCGCCGTGACCATGTTCATGCTGCCCGGCACGCTCATCCTGCTGGTCTGCGGCTTCGTCTACGGCGCGAACGTCGACTTCGGCGCCCTGTTCGGGGGTGGCTGA
- a CDS encoding response regulator transcription factor has translation MARLSVLIADGNPVIRAGLAAILCAAEDLEVVAQAADGREALSLTRRHAPDVILLDVRMPGVDGISALPHLVQMAPVLMLTYSKEAEIVCEALLLGAGGYLVHGEFTTADLLRAVRDAPLGRPHFTPTAASALLAEVRSSSHPQRVVAQSSERVHNSVDFGLSSREVEVMDLIASGMSNQQIAAACFISEKTVKNHINRIFAKLRSATRSEAIARWLGTARPGVAGHG, from the coding sequence GTGGCCCGGCTGAGCGTGCTCATCGCCGACGGCAACCCGGTCATCAGGGCGGGCCTGGCGGCCATCCTGTGCGCGGCCGAGGACCTGGAGGTGGTGGCGCAGGCGGCGGACGGCCGCGAGGCACTGAGCCTGACGCGCCGGCACGCTCCGGACGTGATCCTGCTGGACGTCAGGATGCCGGGGGTGGACGGGATCTCGGCGCTTCCGCACCTGGTGCAGATGGCTCCCGTGCTGATGCTGACGTACAGCAAGGAAGCCGAAATCGTCTGCGAGGCCCTGCTACTGGGCGCGGGCGGCTACCTCGTGCACGGCGAGTTCACGACGGCCGACCTGCTCCGGGCGGTACGCGATGCCCCGCTGGGCCGCCCCCACTTCACCCCGACGGCGGCGAGCGCCCTCCTCGCGGAGGTCCGGTCCTCTTCGCATCCGCAACGAGTTGTGGCACAGTCTTCAGAGCGGGTGCACAACTCTGTTGACTTCGGACTGAGTTCCCGGGAGGTGGAGGTCATGGATCTGATCGCGTCCGGGATGAGCAACCAGCAGATCGCGGCCGCCTGCTTCATCAGCGAGAAGACGGTCAAGAACCACATCAACCGGATCTTCGCGAAGCTCCGGAGCGCGACGCGCAGCGAGGCGATAGCCCGCTGGCTGGGAACCGCCCGTCCAGGGGTGGCTGGTCATGGGTAG
- a CDS encoding pilus assembly protein TadG-related protein: MTWRRFHGDRGQAFPIYVVLVAGLLFAALAYFTIGKAAIVRSNAQGAADAAALAAAREARDTLVPGLDLATLSPEDWEQVLLGNRFDASGGACVAAQDFAAMNDATVKCDASGTRFTVRSTTNGTVGDSVVPGTSGKRGEADATAEIVPRCHVKPGGPGSDDGSGPTPEPPGPIQFSCGKGVVVDYDSARPRAWRSLAAALFDIRLID, translated from the coding sequence GTGACATGGCGTCGCTTCCACGGTGACCGCGGTCAGGCCTTCCCGATTTACGTCGTACTTGTGGCCGGTCTCCTCTTCGCTGCTCTGGCGTATTTCACCATCGGCAAGGCGGCCATCGTCCGCAGCAATGCGCAGGGAGCCGCAGACGCCGCCGCGCTCGCAGCGGCGCGCGAGGCCAGAGACACCCTGGTGCCCGGCCTGGACCTCGCCACCCTCTCACCGGAGGACTGGGAACAGGTACTGCTGGGCAATCGATTCGACGCTTCCGGCGGCGCTTGTGTGGCGGCGCAGGACTTTGCCGCCATGAATGACGCGACGGTGAAGTGCGATGCGTCGGGAACCCGGTTCACCGTCCGGTCGACGACAAACGGGACGGTGGGGGACTCTGTCGTCCCTGGCACGAGTGGCAAGCGCGGTGAAGCGGACGCGACAGCGGAGATTGTTCCCCGCTGCCACGTCAAACCTGGGGGGCCGGGGAGTGATGACGGTTCGGGTCCGACACCGGAGCCGCCCGGGCCGATCCAGTTCTCCTGCGGGAAAGGCGTCGTTGTGGACTACGACTCCGCCCGACCGCGCGCATGGCGCTCGCTGGCTGCGGCTCTGTTCGACATACGCCTGATCGACTGA